One Nitrospina watsonii DNA segment encodes these proteins:
- a CDS encoding GGDEF domain-containing protein has protein sequence MGIPSENTSLKLPGGGSITPEEVERLIALLTLFMDGAGRVLPADHGLHEKLDALKQQLPSVTVSVEPPLQKELQEGFDILKMNVDLRLLERGGLVEIIRALSRSLTSMFGKGSNLEQGLERLIDELEETRELKYTLAIRDKLLAITEQIQQRFGTVRNEFERLHEHCLTLQARVDTQGQVIVDGLTRILNRTAYDLKIDENLKVFHKTRDAFFLALFDIDDFLHIQDRQGAEAANNVLCSVAAVIRDGVRQSDFVYRYSQDQFVVLFHQSTYKNVRGAVERLRDQVETVRTHLMNDVHDQQGNRLRVTVSIGLAQAKEGDTKATLFKRAEGALHRAKLQGKNRVAIS, from the coding sequence GCTCCATCACGCCGGAAGAAGTCGAAAGACTGATTGCCTTGCTGACGCTGTTCATGGACGGTGCGGGCCGGGTGCTGCCCGCCGATCACGGGCTGCATGAAAAGCTGGATGCATTGAAACAGCAACTGCCGTCCGTCACCGTGAGCGTGGAACCGCCGTTGCAAAAGGAGTTGCAGGAAGGGTTTGACATTTTAAAGATGAATGTGGACCTGCGCCTGCTGGAGCGCGGCGGGTTGGTGGAGATCATCCGCGCGCTGTCGCGGTCGCTCACTTCCATGTTTGGCAAGGGGAGCAACCTGGAGCAGGGGCTGGAGCGGTTGATCGACGAGCTGGAAGAAACGCGCGAGCTGAAATACACGCTTGCCATCCGCGACAAGTTGCTCGCCATCACCGAGCAGATTCAGCAACGGTTCGGCACCGTGCGCAACGAATTCGAACGTCTGCATGAGCATTGCCTGACCCTGCAGGCCCGCGTCGATACGCAGGGGCAGGTGATTGTGGACGGGCTGACGCGCATCCTCAACCGCACCGCGTACGATCTGAAAATCGACGAGAACCTGAAAGTCTTCCACAAGACGCGCGATGCGTTTTTCCTGGCGTTGTTCGATATCGATGATTTCCTGCACATCCAGGACAGGCAGGGGGCGGAAGCGGCGAATAACGTGTTGTGCAGTGTTGCGGCGGTGATCCGTGACGGCGTGCGGCAATCCGATTTTGTGTACCGCTACAGCCAGGATCAGTTTGTGGTGTTGTTTCACCAATCCACGTACAAGAACGTGCGGGGCGCCGTCGAGCGGCTGCGCGATCAGGTGGAAACGGTGCGTACGCATTTGATGAACGACGTTCACGATCAACAGGGCAACCGCCTCCGCGTGACCGTCAGCATCGGTCTCGCCCAGGCCAAGGAAGGCGATACCAAAGCCACTCTGTTCAAGCGCGCGGAAGGGGCTCTGCACCGGGCCAAGTTGCAGGGCAAAAACCGCGTGGCCATCAGTTGA